In the Parasphingorhabdus halotolerans genome, AATGGTTAGGATCACAGCTTGAAACGATTGATTGATATGTTGCTCTTGGCGGCGGCACTGCCATTTGTTTTACCACTGTCTGTTGTGGTCGCATTTGCGGTAAAACTAACATCCAAGGGACCTGCACTTTACTGGTCAAAACGGTCCGGCAAGAATGATATAATTTTTCTTATGCCCAAATTTCGGACAATGCGGATCGATACGCCAACGGTGGCGACGCATCTGTTAGATGAACCCGGACGGTGGCTTACGTCGGTTGGACCATTTCTCCGGCGCACCAGCTTGGACGAAATCCCTCAACTCTTTTGTTTGTTAACAGGGGAAATGACCATGGTCGGCCCGAGGCCAGCGCTTTTCAATCAGGATGACTTGATTTCCTTGCGGCGAGAGAGAGGGATTAACGTGTTGACTCCCGGTATCACCGGCTGGGCCCAAATTAATGGGCGGGATGATCTGCCGATTCCGACCAAAGTTGAATTTGAATCTGAATATATGAACAGACGATCGCCTTGGCTCGACCTCAAAATAATAATACTGACCTTTTGGAAAGTAGTCCGTCCGAGCAACGTGAGCCACTAAGACGAGTTCGTTTTGCCGCTGGCGGCAGAACTAAAAATTACTCCTCCGCTATAAAATCTTCAGACTTGACCCATTTATTGTCGTTCTCCAGCGAAGACTCGGCGCAT is a window encoding:
- a CDS encoding sugar transferase, yielding MKRLIDMLLLAAALPFVLPLSVVVAFAVKLTSKGPALYWSKRSGKNDIIFLMPKFRTMRIDTPTVATHLLDEPGRWLTSVGPFLRRTSLDEIPQLFCLLTGEMTMVGPRPALFNQDDLISLRRERGINVLTPGITGWAQINGRDDLPIPTKVEFESEYMNRRSPWLDLKIIILTFWKVVRPSNVSH